In Lentimicrobium sp. L6, one genomic interval encodes:
- the miaA gene encoding tRNA (adenosine(37)-N6)-dimethylallyltransferase MiaA has translation MKAPQKQLLIIAGPTAVGKTRFAIELAQLFSTEIISADSRQFYKEMCIGTAVPSSEELAGAPHHFIQNISIAEPYNVHKYEMEALTKIHKLFEKQDVLIAVGGSGLYLNALAYGIDELPDPSEETRTYLEEVFQNDGVEGLRMLLRKYDPEFYKQVDLQNPNRIKRALEVCLTTGDKYSKLRLGTKKKRGFDIKWIGLKQDRAKLYDRINLRVDLMITEGLLEEVKQLYPRKDLNALNTVGYREFFKWLDGEETYEWAVDKVKTNSRRYAKRQMTWFTKNEDIEWLDMDDLAAKEKLFTHLKNTISCSNI, from the coding sequence ATGAAAGCTCCTCAGAAACAGCTCCTCATTATTGCTGGACCTACAGCAGTGGGTAAAACTCGTTTTGCTATAGAACTCGCTCAACTTTTTTCAACTGAAATCATCTCTGCTGATTCACGACAGTTTTATAAAGAAATGTGTATTGGTACAGCCGTACCCTCCTCTGAAGAATTAGCAGGAGCTCCTCATCATTTTATTCAGAATATCAGCATCGCAGAGCCTTATAATGTTCATAAATACGAAATGGAAGCTCTTACTAAAATCCACAAGCTTTTTGAGAAGCAAGATGTGTTAATTGCGGTAGGAGGCTCTGGCTTATATTTAAATGCATTGGCTTATGGTATAGATGAATTACCTGATCCATCAGAAGAAACCAGAACATATTTAGAGGAGGTTTTTCAAAACGATGGAGTTGAAGGATTGAGGATGTTGCTTAGAAAATATGATCCTGAGTTTTATAAGCAAGTAGATTTGCAAAATCCAAACCGGATAAAAAGAGCTTTAGAAGTATGTTTAACTACTGGAGATAAGTATTCTAAGTTAAGACTTGGAACCAAGAAGAAACGCGGGTTTGATATAAAATGGATTGGTTTAAAGCAGGATAGGGCCAAACTTTACGATAGAATCAACCTTAGAGTAGATTTAATGATTACTGAAGGGCTTTTAGAGGAGGTCAAACAATTATATCCTCGGAAAGATTTAAATGCATTGAATACAGTTGGATATCGTGAGTTTTTTAAATGGTTAGATGGAGAGGAGACCTACGAGTGGGCTGTGGATAAAGTAAAAACCAATAGCAGAAGATATGCTAAGCGCCAGATGACTTGGTTCACCAAAAATGAAGATATTGAATGGTTGGATATGGATGATTTAGCCGCAAAAGAAAAATTATTTACTCATCTTAAAAATACAATCTCATGCTCCAACATATAG
- a CDS encoding Dabb family protein — translation MMKLKAVDAELKQERLEKLASLLNDLQNHIPALQKMEVGLNFSTRPAAMDIVLSSSFKDEAGLEEYRVHPEHLEVLAYIKEVVEESRVVDYWV, via the coding sequence ATGATGAAATTAAAAGCAGTAGATGCTGAACTAAAACAGGAAAGATTAGAAAAACTAGCATCGCTTTTAAACGACTTACAGAATCACATTCCTGCGTTGCAGAAAATGGAAGTGGGATTAAACTTTTCTACTCGTCCAGCAGCAATGGATATAGTTTTGAGCTCCAGCTTTAAAGATGAAGCAGGACTGGAGGAATATAGAGTGCATCCCGAGCATCTCGAGGTTCTAGCTTATATCAAAGAAGTAGTAGAAGAATCTAGAGTAGTTGATTATTGGGTTTAA
- a CDS encoding DUF554 domain-containing protein, translated as MTGTLVNIIAIIIGSSIGLLIHKSLPDRLVKVTFQIMGLFTLVLGMKMALESQNLLVLVFSLILGGIAGTALKIDDYVQSLSDKLSAKVGGKNEDFSKGLITSFLLFCVGSMTIIGALEEGMNGDPQLLLIKSLMDGFSSIALTVAFGLGVMFSVIPLLIFQGGLTLLAAWLGSFLPEIYIIEISAVGGLILLALGLNLLEITKVKIVDLLPALLFAPLILWLYGFMPSF; from the coding sequence ATGACTGGAACCTTAGTAAATATAATTGCAATCATTATTGGAAGTAGTATTGGATTACTTATCCACAAAAGCCTTCCAGATAGATTGGTGAAAGTCACTTTCCAGATCATGGGCTTGTTCACCTTGGTTTTAGGAATGAAGATGGCCTTAGAAAGTCAAAATCTCTTGGTCTTGGTTTTTAGCTTAATTCTAGGCGGAATTGCTGGGACAGCATTAAAAATTGATGATTATGTACAAAGCCTTAGTGACAAATTAAGCGCTAAAGTGGGCGGAAAAAACGAGGATTTCTCTAAAGGATTGATCACTTCATTTTTACTCTTCTGTGTTGGCTCCATGACCATTATTGGTGCCTTGGAGGAGGGCATGAACGGAGACCCTCAACTTTTATTGATTAAATCTCTTATGGATGGATTTTCGAGTATAGCACTCACTGTGGCTTTTGGTTTAGGGGTAATGTTTTCTGTGATTCCTCTGCTTATCTTCCAAGGTGGACTCACCTTATTGGCAGCTTGGCTGGGCTCCTTTCTTCCTGAGATCTATATTATAGAAATAAGTGCGGTAGGAGGACTTATTTTACTCGCTCTTGGACTCAATCTTCTTGAAATTACCAAAGTTAAAATCGTAGACTTATTGCCAGCACTCTTATTCGCTCCTCTGATTCTCTGGTTATATGGCTTTATGCCTTCTTTTTAA